A genomic stretch from Thermomonospora umbrina includes:
- a CDS encoding DNA glycosylase AlkZ-like family protein — MGRATIEVDRTRVMAYRVEAHGLDRPVDGEPAVLDLGVQDTPPGTAAVALAARGWTAPEDGSTVLTWSTRGAPHLHRRADLTMLARALWPLSDADATARISSARIKEGAASGIAAFRAAAEAMREVVTGPMPKGEVSRAVSDLVPPELTYECAACAARHISGALFQQVGAAAGVQLVPGRGTVLAPVEGSPGVPAEASGTDRLIEAYLRLLGPAAPAEAAKFLGTTVTALRPVWPEGLTEVRVDGLSRWLPADRLAALRDAPPPRGVRLLAAHDPFMQARDRDLLIPDKARHKAVWRPLGNPGALLADGEIRGTWRARMAGRTRLEVTVTPFEPLAAYTRAETEEQAARSATARGAADTRVLWADD, encoded by the coding sequence ATGGGACGCGCGACGATCGAGGTGGACCGGACCCGGGTGATGGCGTACCGGGTGGAGGCGCACGGGCTGGACCGGCCGGTCGACGGGGAGCCCGCGGTGCTCGACCTGGGCGTGCAGGACACGCCCCCGGGCACCGCCGCGGTCGCCCTCGCGGCGCGCGGGTGGACCGCTCCCGAGGACGGCTCGACGGTGCTGACCTGGAGCACGCGCGGGGCTCCCCACCTGCATCGGCGCGCCGATCTGACGATGCTGGCGCGGGCGCTGTGGCCGCTGAGCGACGCGGACGCCACCGCCCGGATCTCGTCCGCCCGGATCAAGGAGGGCGCGGCGTCGGGGATCGCCGCGTTCCGCGCGGCGGCCGAGGCGATGCGCGAGGTCGTCACCGGCCCGATGCCCAAGGGCGAGGTCAGCCGGGCCGTCAGCGACCTGGTGCCGCCGGAGCTGACCTACGAGTGCGCGGCGTGCGCGGCGCGGCACATCTCCGGAGCCCTCTTCCAGCAGGTGGGGGCGGCGGCCGGCGTTCAGCTCGTTCCCGGCAGGGGCACCGTGCTCGCGCCGGTGGAGGGGAGCCCCGGGGTGCCGGCGGAGGCGTCGGGCACCGATCGCCTCATCGAGGCGTACCTGCGGCTGCTGGGGCCCGCCGCGCCCGCCGAGGCGGCGAAGTTCCTCGGCACCACCGTCACGGCGCTGCGTCCCGTCTGGCCGGAGGGCCTGACGGAGGTCCGGGTCGACGGCCTCTCCCGATGGCTGCCCGCCGACCGCCTGGCCGCTCTTCGCGATGCACCGCCGCCGCGCGGGGTACGGCTGTTGGCCGCCCACGACCCGTTCATGCAGGCCCGTGACCGCGACCTGCTGATCCCCGACAAGGCACGGCACAAGGCGGTGTGGCGGCCCCTGGGCAACCCGGGGGCGCTCCTGGCCGACGGGGAGATCAGGGGGACCTGGCGGGCGCGCATGGCCGGGCGCACACGGCTGGAGGTCACCGTCACGCCGTTCGAGCCTCTCGCCGCGTACACGCGCGCGGAGACCGAGGAGCAGGCCGCCCGGTCGGCGACCGCGCGGGGGGCCGCCGACACCAGGGTCCTGTGGGCCGACGACTAG
- a CDS encoding substrate-binding and VWA domain-containing protein: protein MVVVAVLVAVGLVVGVAVFLLGGGGGGGQGCRDGGVTLNVMTSPEKEGVLRKAAEEYSGREVDGECAAVAVRGKSSGEAMSALARGWDARVDGVQPDVWSPASSGWVALLRHRLSQGERDADLVPDETPGVAMAPLVIAMPRPMAQALGWPARPLGWEDVVRLARDPRGWAAHGHPEWGEFRLGKTNPNFSTSGLNATVGVYFAAAGKQNGLSAADLQRSNVQAGVRGVENSVVHYGDTTLTFLEGLRRADAEGAGLSYVSAVAVEEMSVHHYNQGNPTGNPAEAGRNPKPRTPLVAVYPKEGTLMSDHPYVRLRTIAATKKRRVAEDFLRYLRGPEVQGEFARNGFRGHDNRAGPLLTQANGLLPDHPKRVIAPPAPDVLDRVLVGWESLRKRANVLFLVDVSGSMAESVPGTGRNRMQLARRSLNRAVGDFVGVDRVGLWEFSSNLAGRIDHRALVPIDAMRTPGHRRRLRNRIGALRPRGDTGLYDSTLAAFEHVKVRRRAGAINSVVVLTDGRNDDPGGGLSLQALLPELADGSGVRVFTIAYGAGADGGALKRISEATDATAYNAADPAALDRVLTQVVSNF, encoded by the coding sequence TGGCGGTGTTGGTCGCGGTGGGGTTGGTGGTCGGGGTGGCGGTCTTCCTGCTCGGGGGAGGTGGTGGGGGAGGGCAGGGGTGTCGGGATGGGGGTGTCACCCTCAACGTCATGACGTCTCCGGAGAAGGAGGGCGTCCTTCGCAAGGCGGCCGAGGAGTACTCCGGTCGTGAGGTCGATGGGGAATGCGCCGCGGTGGCCGTACGGGGGAAGTCGTCCGGTGAGGCGATGAGTGCGCTGGCGCGGGGGTGGGACGCGCGGGTCGACGGGGTGCAGCCCGATGTCTGGTCGCCGGCGAGTTCCGGTTGGGTGGCGTTGCTGCGGCATCGGCTGAGTCAGGGCGAGCGCGATGCGGACCTGGTGCCCGATGAGACCCCGGGTGTGGCGATGGCGCCGCTCGTCATCGCGATGCCGCGACCCATGGCGCAGGCGCTCGGTTGGCCCGCCAGGCCGCTGGGCTGGGAGGACGTGGTGCGGCTGGCGCGGGACCCGCGAGGGTGGGCCGCCCACGGGCATCCCGAGTGGGGGGAGTTCCGGCTCGGCAAGACCAACCCCAACTTCTCGACCTCCGGGTTGAACGCCACGGTGGGCGTGTACTTCGCCGCCGCCGGTAAACAGAACGGTCTGTCGGCGGCCGACCTCCAGCGGTCGAACGTGCAGGCCGGCGTGCGGGGTGTGGAGAACTCGGTCGTGCATTACGGCGACACCACCCTGACGTTCCTCGAAGGGCTGCGCCGTGCCGACGCCGAGGGGGCGGGCCTGTCGTACGTCTCGGCCGTCGCGGTCGAGGAGATGTCGGTGCACCACTACAACCAGGGCAACCCCACGGGCAACCCCGCCGAGGCCGGAAGGAACCCCAAGCCCAGGACGCCGCTCGTGGCCGTCTATCCCAAAGAGGGCACGCTGATGTCCGACCACCCGTACGTCAGGCTGCGCACCATCGCCGCCACCAAGAAGCGGAGGGTCGCCGAGGACTTCCTCCGGTACCTGCGGGGCCCCGAGGTGCAGGGCGAGTTCGCCCGCAACGGCTTCCGGGGCCATGACAACCGGGCCGGGCCGCTCCTCACGCAGGCGAACGGGCTGCTGCCGGACCACCCGAAGCGGGTGATCGCGCCGCCCGCGCCCGACGTGCTGGACCGGGTGCTGGTCGGCTGGGAGTCGCTGCGCAAGCGGGCCAACGTGCTGTTCCTCGTGGACGTGTCGGGCTCGATGGCGGAGTCCGTGCCGGGCACGGGCCGCAACCGGATGCAGCTCGCCCGGCGCTCCCTCAACCGGGCCGTCGGGGACTTCGTCGGGGTCGACCGCGTCGGGCTGTGGGAGTTCTCCTCCAACCTGGCGGGCCGGATCGACCACCGCGCGCTCGTCCCCATCGACGCGATGCGAACGCCCGGCCATCGGCGGCGTCTCAGGAACCGGATCGGCGCGCTGCGCCCGCGCGGCGACACCGGTCTGTACGACAGCACCCTGGCCGCGTTCGAGCACGTCAAGGTCCGCAGGCGGGCGGGGGCGATCAACTCGGTGGTGGTGCTGACCGACGGACGCAACGACGACCCCGGCGGCGGGCTGTCCCTGCAGGCGCTGCTGCCCGAGCTGGCCGACGGGAGCGGCGTGCGGGTCTTCACCATCGCCTATGGCGCGGGGGCCGACGGCGGCGCGCTCAAGCGGATCTCCGAGGCCACCGACGCGACCGCCTACAACGCCGCCGACCCTGCCGCCCTGGACAGGGTTCTGACCCAGGTGGTCTCGAATTTCTGA
- a CDS encoding DivIVA domain-containing protein produces MPEFSVVLRGYDPQQVDDVVAQLEGTLGRAPLRGAPITLKHLGWTSFDVVMRGYDRFEVDGAMRRYRRELAALEGVALTDDEPDGGLDFILGGGGEADGLVGARAYGVPVADGGAVRPGGGPIVVPEELLDEVRHEHRLVVRWRGYDRAQVEHFLVRVWARLGHRSMDVYGLEPAPIENWELGAPMFDVVLRGYAVRTVDEVVERYRAALLGR; encoded by the coding sequence ATGCCGGAGTTCTCAGTGGTCCTGCGCGGCTACGACCCGCAACAGGTCGACGATGTGGTGGCCCAGCTCGAGGGCACGCTCGGCCGTGCCCCGTTGAGGGGCGCGCCGATCACCCTCAAGCATCTGGGTTGGACGAGCTTCGACGTCGTCATGCGCGGCTACGACCGGTTCGAGGTGGACGGCGCGATGCGCCGCTACCGCCGGGAGCTGGCCGCGCTCGAAGGGGTCGCCCTGACCGACGACGAGCCCGACGGTGGACTCGACTTCATCCTGGGCGGCGGCGGTGAGGCCGACGGTCTCGTCGGCGCCCGCGCCTACGGCGTTCCCGTCGCCGACGGAGGCGCGGTCAGGCCCGGCGGCGGCCCGATCGTCGTGCCCGAGGAGCTGCTCGACGAGGTGCGGCACGAGCACCGCCTGGTGGTGCGGTGGCGCGGCTACGACCGCGCCCAGGTCGAGCACTTCCTCGTCCGCGTCTGGGCGCGGCTGGGCCATCGCTCCATGGACGTGTACGGCCTGGAGCCGGCCCCCATCGAGAACTGGGAGTTGGGCGCGCCGATGTTCGACGTGGTGCTGCGCGGGTACGCGGTGCGCACCGTCGACGAGGTGGTGGAGCGCTACCGGGCCGCACTCCTGGGGCGGTGA
- a CDS encoding DUF1707 SHOCT-like domain-containing protein, with protein MNDLPDRRVSPDPRDLRASDADRERVAQALREAAGDGRLNLEELDERLTVAYTARTYGELEPLTRDLPAGPDSPTLHVAAPDQRIVGGEPTSRTGIAIMSEFKRRGRWTAPRRFLGLAFWGGGTIDLRDARFSEPELRVNAFAIMGGIDVLVPDDLDVTVRGIGIMGAFDDKATGPGAPGAPRVVVGGFSFWGGVTVKRRKRDGG; from the coding sequence ATGAACGACCTCCCCGACCGCCGGGTCTCCCCCGACCCGCGGGACCTGCGCGCGTCCGACGCCGACCGCGAACGCGTCGCGCAGGCGCTGCGCGAGGCCGCCGGCGACGGCCGCCTCAACCTCGAGGAACTCGACGAACGGCTCACCGTCGCCTACACGGCCCGCACCTACGGCGAGCTGGAGCCGCTCACCCGCGACCTTCCGGCGGGCCCCGACTCCCCGACCCTGCACGTGGCGGCGCCCGACCAGCGCATCGTCGGCGGCGAGCCGACCTCGCGCACGGGCATCGCCATCATGAGCGAGTTCAAACGGCGGGGCCGGTGGACGGCGCCCCGCAGGTTCCTCGGGCTCGCCTTCTGGGGCGGCGGGACGATCGACCTCCGCGACGCCCGGTTCAGCGAGCCGGAGCTGCGCGTCAACGCGTTCGCCATCATGGGCGGCATCGACGTGCTCGTCCCGGACGACCTCGACGTCACGGTGCGGGGCATCGGCATCATGGGGGCGTTCGACGACAAGGCCACCGGCCCGGGCGCGCCCGGGGCTCCCCGGGTGGTGGTCGGCGGGTTCTCCTTCTGGGGCGGGGTGACGGTCAAGCGCCGCAAGCGGGACGGCGGCTGA
- a CDS encoding FdhF/YdeP family oxidoreductase: MSRHAPTDDPGDPGDPGASAPEVSPPEEYAAGMPGVTAALRQSWEQMGVRRTALTLLRVNQRKGFDCPGCAWPEGDRRHVAEFCENGAKAVAEEATTRRVTREFFARHTIDELAERSDHWLGQQGRLTEPMVRREGSDRYEPISWDEAFGVLAEELNALGSPDEAAFYTSGRTSNEAAFVYQLLARAFGTNNLPDCSNMCHESSGSALTETLGVGKGSVLLEDLHEADLILVVGQNPGTNHPRMLAALERAKRSGARIVAVNPLPEAGLLRFKNPQRVSGLAGRGTALADRFLQIRLNGDLALFQALNRMLLDRDAVDHAFLDAHAVGLPELTEHLRGLDWDDVLAATGLSREEIDTTLDDVLRADRIIVCWAMGLTQHRNAVPTIREVVNFLLLRGNIGRRGAGVCPVRGHSNVQGDRTMGIVERPSPAFLDALAGEFGFAPPREHGLDTVRTIEAMRDGLVKVFVGMGGNFVRATPDSTVTEAAMRSCRLTAHVSTKPNRSHTVTGRRALILPTLGRTETDVQGSGPQFVSVEDSMGMVHASRGRLAPASRDLLSEVAIVCRLGRAMGLAGFDWAGMERDYDVIRSHIARVVPGFADFNRRIREPGGFVLPHAPRDRREFPTAGGRARLTVNDLEVLRVPEGRLLLQTVRSHDQYNTTIYGMDDRYRGVRGGRRVVFVHPDDLADLGLADGATVDLVSEWRDGVDRRAPGFRLVAYPTARGCAAAYFPETNVLVPLDSTADISNTPTSKSIVVRLEPAS; encoded by the coding sequence ATGAGCCGCCACGCGCCGACCGACGACCCTGGCGATCCCGGCGACCCGGGCGCCTCCGCGCCGGAGGTGTCGCCGCCCGAGGAGTACGCGGCGGGGATGCCGGGGGTGACGGCAGCGCTCCGGCAGTCGTGGGAGCAGATGGGCGTCCGCCGTACCGCGCTCACCCTGCTCCGCGTCAACCAGCGCAAGGGCTTCGACTGCCCCGGCTGTGCCTGGCCGGAGGGCGACCGCCGGCACGTGGCGGAGTTCTGCGAGAACGGGGCCAAGGCCGTCGCGGAGGAGGCCACCACCCGGAGGGTCACCCGCGAGTTCTTCGCCCGGCACACGATCGACGAGCTGGCCGAGCGCTCCGATCACTGGCTCGGGCAGCAGGGCCGGCTGACCGAGCCGATGGTGCGGCGGGAGGGCTCCGACCGGTACGAGCCGATCTCGTGGGACGAGGCGTTCGGCGTCCTGGCCGAGGAGCTGAACGCGCTCGGCTCCCCCGACGAGGCCGCGTTCTACACCTCGGGCCGTACGAGCAACGAGGCGGCGTTCGTCTACCAGCTCCTCGCCCGCGCGTTCGGCACCAACAACCTGCCGGACTGCTCCAACATGTGCCACGAGTCGTCCGGTTCCGCGCTCACCGAGACGCTGGGCGTGGGCAAGGGCTCGGTGCTGCTGGAGGACCTGCACGAGGCCGACCTCATCCTCGTCGTCGGACAGAACCCGGGCACCAACCACCCCCGGATGCTGGCGGCGTTGGAGCGGGCCAAGCGGTCCGGCGCGCGGATCGTGGCCGTCAACCCGTTGCCCGAGGCCGGGCTGCTCCGCTTCAAGAACCCGCAGCGCGTGTCCGGCCTGGCGGGGCGGGGCACCGCGCTGGCCGACCGGTTCCTGCAGATCAGGCTGAACGGGGACCTGGCGCTGTTCCAGGCGCTCAACCGGATGCTGCTGGACCGCGACGCCGTCGACCACGCGTTCCTCGACGCGCACGCCGTGGGCCTTCCGGAGCTGACCGAGCACCTGCGGGGGCTCGACTGGGACGACGTCCTGGCCGCCACGGGCCTGTCCCGCGAGGAGATCGACACCACCCTCGACGACGTCCTGCGCGCCGACCGGATCATCGTGTGCTGGGCGATGGGACTCACCCAGCACCGCAACGCCGTCCCCACCATCCGCGAGGTCGTCAACTTCCTGCTGCTGCGCGGCAACATCGGCCGTCGCGGCGCGGGCGTGTGCCCGGTGCGGGGTCACTCCAACGTGCAGGGCGACCGGACGATGGGCATCGTCGAACGGCCCTCCCCCGCGTTCCTGGACGCGCTGGCCGGCGAGTTCGGGTTCGCGCCGCCCCGTGAGCACGGCCTCGACACGGTGCGGACCATCGAGGCGATGCGCGACGGCCTCGTCAAGGTGTTCGTCGGGATGGGCGGCAACTTCGTGCGCGCCACACCCGACTCGACGGTGACGGAGGCTGCCATGCGGTCGTGCCGGCTGACCGCGCACGTGTCCACCAAGCCGAACCGCTCGCACACGGTGACCGGGCGGCGGGCGCTGATCCTGCCGACGCTGGGCCGCACCGAGACCGACGTGCAGGGCTCGGGCCCGCAGTTCGTGTCGGTCGAGGACTCGATGGGCATGGTCCACGCCTCGCGCGGACGGCTGGCCCCGGCCTCCCGCGACCTGCTGTCGGAGGTCGCCATCGTCTGCCGGCTGGGACGGGCGATGGGCCTGGCCGGCTTCGACTGGGCGGGCATGGAGCGCGACTACGACGTGATCCGGTCCCACATCGCGCGGGTGGTGCCGGGCTTCGCCGACTTCAACCGTCGGATCCGCGAGCCCGGCGGGTTCGTCCTGCCGCACGCCCCGCGCGACCGCCGCGAGTTCCCCACCGCCGGCGGACGCGCCCGCCTCACCGTGAACGACCTGGAGGTGCTGCGGGTCCCGGAGGGCCGGCTGCTGCTCCAGACGGTGCGCAGCCACGACCAGTACAACACCACCATCTACGGCATGGACGACCGGTACCGGGGCGTCCGCGGCGGCCGGCGGGTGGTGTTCGTGCATCCCGACGACCTCGCCGACCTCGGTCTGGCCGACGGGGCGACGGTCGACCTGGTGAGCGAGTGGCGGGACGGCGTCGATCGTCGGGCCCCCGGGTTCCGGCTCGTGGCGTATCCGACGGCGCGGGGCTGCGCGGCGGCGTACTTCCCGGAGACCAACGTGCTGGTGCCGCTCGACAGCACCGCCGACATCAGCAACACGCCGACGTCCAAGTCCATCGTCGTACGCCTCGAACCGGCGTCCTGA